Proteins co-encoded in one Oncorhynchus keta strain PuntledgeMale-10-30-2019 chromosome 36, Oket_V2, whole genome shotgun sequence genomic window:
- the slka gene encoding STE20-like serine/threonine-protein kinase isoform X3 → MSSFFNFRKIFKLGSDKKKKQYEHVHRDENPEEIWEIIGELGDGAFGKVYKAQNKQTGTLAAAKVIDTKTEEELEDYMVEIDILASCDHRYIVKLLDAFYYESKLWILIEFCAGGAVDAVMLELERPLTEPQIRVVCRQTLEALAYLHEIKVIHRDLKAGNILFSQEGDIKLADFGVSAKNTMTLQRRDSFIGTPYWMAPEVVMCETSKDRPYDYKADIWSLGVTLIELAQIEPPNHEMNPMRVLLRIAKADPPTLMQPSRWSPEFNDFLRKALDKNVDRRWCTAQLLQHPFVSSVVDNKPLRELIAEANADVLEEIEEGKEEDEEEETDATLVVPGHKRAPSDTSMASSEDEKLSETTSTLDSVTEKTEPETAEDKASDKLSDEGLGTSVGDRAEGEKLNEVSDASNEDLVNGQVKAMEPKPEESPAGKPEEIPDCQITIVPEAPSDTQESVIVSEETGEEEKVEDGPPQVFLKERGEVEERKTEEDVKKEPIKEEPEVILQPPTKFTDPGDQPMSALEEPGAVSTEVNAKPEEIEKETLIEEMTEEVKPEADGVTDINTDTDLNEDTDNTESDVNTDAEVDAAEGSTEVSADTEAQRDNNVIPVVILEEGTSDEREEKPPDEEAPSQDAVSESKTDQESTPVKSELDVEKDSDSGSSSAADSNSMDLNLSISSFLSKKAEAGSVSIQDTRRQKKTLKKTRKFMVDGVEVSVTTSKIVTDNDTKNEEMRFLRRQELRELRLLQKEEHRAQQALSDKLQQQREQIYRRFEQEMTGKKRQYDQEVENLEKKQKQTIERLEQDHTNRLRDEAKRIKAEQDKELSKFQNMLKNRKKEGVAQIMIQSFQLSSCALFNAQMQDEQEFLQKQQQELDGALKKIIQQHKHEIATIERDCLNHKQQLMRAREAAMWELEERHLQEKHQLLKQQLKDQYFMQRHQLLKRHEKEMEQMQRYNQRLIEEMKNRQAQERGRLPKIQRGDAKTRMAMFKKSLRITSAPGTPEQEREKIKQFAAQEEKRQKNERLHQHQKHENQMRDLQLQCDSNIRELQQLQNEKCHLLIEHETQKLKELDEEHSQELQEWREKLRPRKKALEEEFTRKLQEQEVFFKMSGESECLNPTTQSRVSKFYPIPSVHNSGL, encoded by the exons AGACAGAGGAGGAGTTGGAGGATTACATGGTGGAGATAGACATTCTGGCCTCCTGTGATCACCGTTACATAGTCAAACTGCTGGATGCCTTCTATTATGAAAGCAAACTGTGG ATTCTGATTGAGTTCTGTGCGGGAGGTGCTGTCGACGCAGTCATGTTGG AGCTTGAGAGGCCTCTGACAGAGCCCCAGATCCGGGTGGTGTGTAGGCAGACGTTGGAGGCCCTGGCCTACCTTCATGAGATCAAGGTCATCCACAGAGACCTGAAGGCTGGGAACATCCTTTTCTCACAGGAGGGAGACATCAAATTGG CTGACTTTGGCGTGTCCGCTAAGAATACCATGACGCTGCAGAGAAGAGATTCTTTCATTGGCACTCCATATTG GATGGCTCCAGAGGTGGTGATGTGTGAGACATCTAAGGACCGTCCGTACGACTACAAGGCTGACATCTGGTCCCTGGGGGTCACCCTGATTGAGCTGGCACAGATAGAACCTCCTAACCACGAGATGAACCCCATGAGAGTCCTGCTGAGAATAGCCAAGGCCGATCCGCCCACACTCATGCAGCCTTCACGCTG GTCACCAGAGTTCAATGACTTTCTGAGGAAGGCACTGGATAAGAATGTGGACCGTAGGTGGTGCACAGCCCAGCTCTTGCAG CATCCCTTTGTTAGCAGTGTAGTTGACAACAAACCGCTGAGAGAACTGATTGCTGAGGCCAATGCTGACGTCTTAGAGGAGATAGAAGAAGGCaaagaggaagatgaagaagaagagacGGATGCAACTCTG GTGGTGCCCGGACATAAGCGAGCGCCATCAGACACCAGCATGGCCAGCTCTGAGGATGAGAAGCTCTCTGAGACCACCTCTACACTGGACTCAGTCACAGAGAAGACAGAGCCTGAGACTGCAGAGGACAAGGCCAGTGATAAGCTGTCTGACGAGGGCCTTGGGACCAGCGTGGGCGACAGGGCAGAGGGTGAGAAACTGAACGAGGTGTCTGATGCCAGTAATGAGGACTTAGTCAATGGACAGGTGAAGGCCATGGAGCCCAAACCAGAGGAAAGCCCTGCTGGAAAGCCTGAGGAGATTCCTGACTGTCAGATCACCATTGTGCCAGAAGCACCATCAGACACACAGGAGAGTGTGATTGTGAGtgaggagacaggggaagaggagaaagtAGAGGATGGACCTCCACAAGTATTCCTGAAGgaaagaggagaagtagaggagaggaagacagaggaggacGTGAAGAAGGAACCAATCAAAGAGGAGCCAGAGGTGATTCTCCAGCCTCCCACCAAATTCACAGATCCAGGGGACCAGCCTATGAGTGCTTTAGAGGAGCCTGGCGCCGTATCGACCGAGGTCAATGCTAAACCAGAGGAGATTGAGAAGGAGACGCTCATtgaggagatgacagaggaggtTAAACCAGAGGCTGATGGGgtcacagacataaacacagacaccGACTTGAATGAagacacagacaacacagaatCGGACGTCAACACAGACGCAGAGGTAGACGCAGCTGAGGGCTCCACAGAGGTCTCTGCAGACACAGAAGCCCAAAGAGACAATAATGTAATACCGGTGGTGATTCTTGAGGAGGGGACCTCagacgagagggaggagaagCCACCAGATGAGGAAGCTCCATCCCAGGATGCTGTTTCGGAGTCAAAGACCGACCAGGAAAGCACTCCTGTTAAGTCGGAGCTAGATGTGGAGAAGGATTCTGACTCGGGGAGCAGCTCTGCAGCAGATAGTAACAGCATGGACCTCAACCTATCCATCTCCAGTTTCCTGTCCAAAAAGGCTGAGGCGGGGTCTGTGTCCATACAG GACACGAGACGGCAGAAGAAGACTCTGAAGAAGACCCGTAAGTTCATGGTAGACGGAGTGGAGGTCAGTGTGACCACGTCAAAGATAGTCACCGATAACGACACCAAGAACGAGGAGATGAGATTCCTGAg GCGCCAGGAGCTGAGAGAGCTGCGTCTGCTGCAGAAGGAGGAGCATAGAGCCCAGCAGGCGCTCAGCGACAAGCTgcagcagcagagagaacagatcTACCGCCGCTTCGAGCAGGAGATGACG GGTAAGAAGCGTCAGTACGACCAGGAGGTGGAGAATCTGGAGAAGAAACAGAAGCAGACCATCGAGCGGCTGGAGCAGGACCATACCAACCGGCTGAGGGACGAGGCAAAACGCATCAAGGCCGAGCAGGACAAGGAGCTCTCCAAGTTTCAGAACATGCTCAAGAACCGCAAGAAGGAG GGTGTGGCCCAGATTATGATACAGTCTTTTCAGTTGTCCTCATGTGCTCTCTTCAACGCTCAGATGCAGGAT gAGCAGGAGTTTCTGCAGAAGCagcagcaggagttggatggagccCTGAAGAAGATCATCCAACAGCACAAACATGAGATCGCCACCATCGAGAGAGACTGCCTCAACCACAAGCAACAGCTtatgagag CTCGAGAGGCAGCCATGTGGGAGCTGGAAGAGCGCCACCTGCAGGAGAAGCACCAGCTGCTCAAGCAGCAGCTCAAAGACCAGTACTTCATGCAGAGACACCAGCTGCTCAAGAGACACGAGAAG GAAATGGAGCAGATGCAGCGCTACAACCAGCGTCTGATTGAGGAGATGAAGAACAGACAGGCCCAGGAGAGAGGTCGTCTGCCGAAGATCCAGCGGGGTGATGCCAAGACACGCATGGCCATGTTCAAGAAGAGCCTCCGCATCACCTCTGCACCTGGCACCCCGGAGCAGGAAAGGGAGAAGATCAAACAG TTTGCGGCccaggaggagaagaggcagaAGAACGAGAGACTCCATCAACATCAGAAACATGAGAACCAGATGAGAGACCTGCAGCTGCAGTGTGACTCCAACATCAGAGAGCTGCAGCAgcttcag AATGAGAAGTGCCATCTCCTGATTGAACACGAGACTCAGAAGCTGAAGGAGCTCGATGAAGAGCACAGCCAGGAGCTGCAGGAGTGGAGGGAGAAACTGCGGCCCAGGAAGAAG GCCTTGGAGGAGGAATTCACACGCAAGCTCCAGGAGCAGGAGGTCTTTTTCAAGATGAGCGGCGAGTCGGAATGCCTTAACCCCACGACCCAGAGCCGAGTGTCCAAGTTCTACCCCATCCCTAGTGTGCACAACTCTGGTTTATAG
- the slka gene encoding STE20-like serine/threonine-protein kinase isoform X2, translated as MSSFFNFRKIFKLGSDKKKKQYEHVHRDENPEEIWEIIGELGDGAFGKVYKAQNKQTGTLAAAKVIDTKTEEELEDYMVEIDILASCDHRYIVKLLDAFYYESKLWILIEFCAGGAVDAVMLELERPLTEPQIRVVCRQTLEALAYLHEIKVIHRDLKAGNILFSQEGDIKLADFGVSAKNTMTLQRRDSFIGTPYWMAPEVVMCETSKDRPYDYKADIWSLGVTLIELAQIEPPNHEMNPMRVLLRIAKADPPTLMQPSRWSPEFNDFLRKALDKNVDRRWCTAQLLQHPFVSSVVDNKPLRELIAEANADVLEEIEEGKEEDEEEETDATLVVPGHKRAPSDTSMASSEDEKLSETTSTLDSVTEKTEPETAEDKASDKLSDEGLGTSVGDRAEGEKLNEVSDASNEDLVNGQVKAMEPKPEESPAGKPEEIPDCQITIVPEAPSDTQESVIVSEETGEEEKVEDGPPQVFLKERGEVEERKTEEDVKKEPIKEEPEVILQPPTKFTDPGDQPMSALEEPGAVSTEVNAKPEEIEKETLIEEMTEEVKPEADGVTDINTDTDLNEDTDNTESDVNTDAEVDAAEGSTEVSADTEAQRDNNVIPVVILEEGTSDEREEKPPDEEAPSQDAVSESKTDQESTPVKSELDVEKDSDSGSSSAADSNSMDLNLSISSFLSKKAEAGSVSIQDTRRQKKTLKKTRKFMVDGVEVSVTTSKIVTDNDTKNEEMRFLRRQELRELRLLQKEEHRAQQALSDKLQQQREQIYRRFEQEMTGKKRQYDQEVENLEKKQKQTIERLEQDHTNRLRDEAKRIKAEQDKELSKFQNMLKNRKKEVKQEVEQSPKFMRRALMKLLKEDLSLIQTPKEQEFLQKQQQELDGALKKIIQQHKHEIATIERDCLNHKQQLMRAREAAMWELEERHLQEKHQLLKQQLKDQYFMQRHQLLKRHEKEMEQMQRYNQRLIEEMKNRQAQERGRLPKIQRGDAKTRMAMFKKSLRITSAPGTPEQEREKIKQFAAQEEKRQKNERLHQHQKHENQMRDLQLQCDSNIRELQQLQNEKCHLLIEHETQKLKELDEEHSQELQEWREKLRPRKKALEEEFTRKLQEQEVFFKMSGESECLNPTTQSRVSKFYPIPSVHNSGL; from the exons AGACAGAGGAGGAGTTGGAGGATTACATGGTGGAGATAGACATTCTGGCCTCCTGTGATCACCGTTACATAGTCAAACTGCTGGATGCCTTCTATTATGAAAGCAAACTGTGG ATTCTGATTGAGTTCTGTGCGGGAGGTGCTGTCGACGCAGTCATGTTGG AGCTTGAGAGGCCTCTGACAGAGCCCCAGATCCGGGTGGTGTGTAGGCAGACGTTGGAGGCCCTGGCCTACCTTCATGAGATCAAGGTCATCCACAGAGACCTGAAGGCTGGGAACATCCTTTTCTCACAGGAGGGAGACATCAAATTGG CTGACTTTGGCGTGTCCGCTAAGAATACCATGACGCTGCAGAGAAGAGATTCTTTCATTGGCACTCCATATTG GATGGCTCCAGAGGTGGTGATGTGTGAGACATCTAAGGACCGTCCGTACGACTACAAGGCTGACATCTGGTCCCTGGGGGTCACCCTGATTGAGCTGGCACAGATAGAACCTCCTAACCACGAGATGAACCCCATGAGAGTCCTGCTGAGAATAGCCAAGGCCGATCCGCCCACACTCATGCAGCCTTCACGCTG GTCACCAGAGTTCAATGACTTTCTGAGGAAGGCACTGGATAAGAATGTGGACCGTAGGTGGTGCACAGCCCAGCTCTTGCAG CATCCCTTTGTTAGCAGTGTAGTTGACAACAAACCGCTGAGAGAACTGATTGCTGAGGCCAATGCTGACGTCTTAGAGGAGATAGAAGAAGGCaaagaggaagatgaagaagaagagacGGATGCAACTCTG GTGGTGCCCGGACATAAGCGAGCGCCATCAGACACCAGCATGGCCAGCTCTGAGGATGAGAAGCTCTCTGAGACCACCTCTACACTGGACTCAGTCACAGAGAAGACAGAGCCTGAGACTGCAGAGGACAAGGCCAGTGATAAGCTGTCTGACGAGGGCCTTGGGACCAGCGTGGGCGACAGGGCAGAGGGTGAGAAACTGAACGAGGTGTCTGATGCCAGTAATGAGGACTTAGTCAATGGACAGGTGAAGGCCATGGAGCCCAAACCAGAGGAAAGCCCTGCTGGAAAGCCTGAGGAGATTCCTGACTGTCAGATCACCATTGTGCCAGAAGCACCATCAGACACACAGGAGAGTGTGATTGTGAGtgaggagacaggggaagaggagaaagtAGAGGATGGACCTCCACAAGTATTCCTGAAGgaaagaggagaagtagaggagaggaagacagaggaggacGTGAAGAAGGAACCAATCAAAGAGGAGCCAGAGGTGATTCTCCAGCCTCCCACCAAATTCACAGATCCAGGGGACCAGCCTATGAGTGCTTTAGAGGAGCCTGGCGCCGTATCGACCGAGGTCAATGCTAAACCAGAGGAGATTGAGAAGGAGACGCTCATtgaggagatgacagaggaggtTAAACCAGAGGCTGATGGGgtcacagacataaacacagacaccGACTTGAATGAagacacagacaacacagaatCGGACGTCAACACAGACGCAGAGGTAGACGCAGCTGAGGGCTCCACAGAGGTCTCTGCAGACACAGAAGCCCAAAGAGACAATAATGTAATACCGGTGGTGATTCTTGAGGAGGGGACCTCagacgagagggaggagaagCCACCAGATGAGGAAGCTCCATCCCAGGATGCTGTTTCGGAGTCAAAGACCGACCAGGAAAGCACTCCTGTTAAGTCGGAGCTAGATGTGGAGAAGGATTCTGACTCGGGGAGCAGCTCTGCAGCAGATAGTAACAGCATGGACCTCAACCTATCCATCTCCAGTTTCCTGTCCAAAAAGGCTGAGGCGGGGTCTGTGTCCATACAG GACACGAGACGGCAGAAGAAGACTCTGAAGAAGACCCGTAAGTTCATGGTAGACGGAGTGGAGGTCAGTGTGACCACGTCAAAGATAGTCACCGATAACGACACCAAGAACGAGGAGATGAGATTCCTGAg GCGCCAGGAGCTGAGAGAGCTGCGTCTGCTGCAGAAGGAGGAGCATAGAGCCCAGCAGGCGCTCAGCGACAAGCTgcagcagcagagagaacagatcTACCGCCGCTTCGAGCAGGAGATGACG GGTAAGAAGCGTCAGTACGACCAGGAGGTGGAGAATCTGGAGAAGAAACAGAAGCAGACCATCGAGCGGCTGGAGCAGGACCATACCAACCGGCTGAGGGACGAGGCAAAACGCATCAAGGCCGAGCAGGACAAGGAGCTCTCCAAGTTTCAGAACATGCTCAAGAACCGCAAGAAGGAG GTGAAACAGGAAGTTGAACAGTCACCCAAATTCATGAGGAGAGCGCTCATGAAACTCTTAAAGGAAGATCTATCTCTCATTCAGACTCCAAAG gAGCAGGAGTTTCTGCAGAAGCagcagcaggagttggatggagccCTGAAGAAGATCATCCAACAGCACAAACATGAGATCGCCACCATCGAGAGAGACTGCCTCAACCACAAGCAACAGCTtatgagag CTCGAGAGGCAGCCATGTGGGAGCTGGAAGAGCGCCACCTGCAGGAGAAGCACCAGCTGCTCAAGCAGCAGCTCAAAGACCAGTACTTCATGCAGAGACACCAGCTGCTCAAGAGACACGAGAAG GAAATGGAGCAGATGCAGCGCTACAACCAGCGTCTGATTGAGGAGATGAAGAACAGACAGGCCCAGGAGAGAGGTCGTCTGCCGAAGATCCAGCGGGGTGATGCCAAGACACGCATGGCCATGTTCAAGAAGAGCCTCCGCATCACCTCTGCACCTGGCACCCCGGAGCAGGAAAGGGAGAAGATCAAACAG TTTGCGGCccaggaggagaagaggcagaAGAACGAGAGACTCCATCAACATCAGAAACATGAGAACCAGATGAGAGACCTGCAGCTGCAGTGTGACTCCAACATCAGAGAGCTGCAGCAgcttcag AATGAGAAGTGCCATCTCCTGATTGAACACGAGACTCAGAAGCTGAAGGAGCTCGATGAAGAGCACAGCCAGGAGCTGCAGGAGTGGAGGGAGAAACTGCGGCCCAGGAAGAAG GCCTTGGAGGAGGAATTCACACGCAAGCTCCAGGAGCAGGAGGTCTTTTTCAAGATGAGCGGCGAGTCGGAATGCCTTAACCCCACGACCCAGAGCCGAGTGTCCAAGTTCTACCCCATCCCTAGTGTGCACAACTCTGGTTTATAG
- the slka gene encoding STE20-like serine/threonine-protein kinase isoform X1, with the protein MSSFFNFRKIFKLGSDKKKKQYEHVHRDENPEEIWEIIGELGDGAFGKVYKAQNKQTGTLAAAKVIDTKTEEELEDYMVEIDILASCDHRYIVKLLDAFYYESKLWILIEFCAGGAVDAVMLELERPLTEPQIRVVCRQTLEALAYLHEIKVIHRDLKAGNILFSQEGDIKLADFGVSAKNTMTLQRRDSFIGTPYWMAPEVVMCETSKDRPYDYKADIWSLGVTLIELAQIEPPNHEMNPMRVLLRIAKADPPTLMQPSRWSPEFNDFLRKALDKNVDRRWCTAQLLQHPFVSSVVDNKPLRELIAEANADVLEEIEEGKEEDEEEETDATLVVPGHKRAPSDTSMASSEDEKLSETTSTLDSVTEKTEPETAEDKASDKLSDEGLGTSVGDRAEGEKLNEVSDASNEDLVNGQVKAMEPKPEESPAGKPEEIPDCQITIVPEAPSDTQESVIVSEETGEEEKVEDGPPQVFLKERGEVEERKTEEDVKKEPIKEEPEVILQPPTKFTDPGDQPMSALEEPGAVSTEVNAKPEEIEKETLIEEMTEEVKPEADGVTDINTDTDLNEDTDNTESDVNTDAEVDAAEGSTEVSADTEAQRDNNVIPVVILEEGTSDEREEKPPDEEAPSQDAVSESKTDQESTPVKSELDVEKDSDSGSSSAADSNSMDLNLSISSFLSKKAEAGSVSIQDTRRQKKTLKKTRKFMVDGVEVSVTTSKIVTDNDTKNEEMRFLRRQELRELRLLQKEEHRAQQALSDKLQQQREQIYRRFEQEMTGKKRQYDQEVENLEKKQKQTIERLEQDHTNRLRDEAKRIKAEQDKELSKFQNMLKNRKKEVKQEVEQSPKFMRRALMKLLKEDLSLIQTPKGVAQIMIQSFQLSSCALFNAQMQDEQEFLQKQQQELDGALKKIIQQHKHEIATIERDCLNHKQQLMRAREAAMWELEERHLQEKHQLLKQQLKDQYFMQRHQLLKRHEKEMEQMQRYNQRLIEEMKNRQAQERGRLPKIQRGDAKTRMAMFKKSLRITSAPGTPEQEREKIKQFAAQEEKRQKNERLHQHQKHENQMRDLQLQCDSNIRELQQLQNEKCHLLIEHETQKLKELDEEHSQELQEWREKLRPRKKALEEEFTRKLQEQEVFFKMSGESECLNPTTQSRVSKFYPIPSVHNSGL; encoded by the exons AGACAGAGGAGGAGTTGGAGGATTACATGGTGGAGATAGACATTCTGGCCTCCTGTGATCACCGTTACATAGTCAAACTGCTGGATGCCTTCTATTATGAAAGCAAACTGTGG ATTCTGATTGAGTTCTGTGCGGGAGGTGCTGTCGACGCAGTCATGTTGG AGCTTGAGAGGCCTCTGACAGAGCCCCAGATCCGGGTGGTGTGTAGGCAGACGTTGGAGGCCCTGGCCTACCTTCATGAGATCAAGGTCATCCACAGAGACCTGAAGGCTGGGAACATCCTTTTCTCACAGGAGGGAGACATCAAATTGG CTGACTTTGGCGTGTCCGCTAAGAATACCATGACGCTGCAGAGAAGAGATTCTTTCATTGGCACTCCATATTG GATGGCTCCAGAGGTGGTGATGTGTGAGACATCTAAGGACCGTCCGTACGACTACAAGGCTGACATCTGGTCCCTGGGGGTCACCCTGATTGAGCTGGCACAGATAGAACCTCCTAACCACGAGATGAACCCCATGAGAGTCCTGCTGAGAATAGCCAAGGCCGATCCGCCCACACTCATGCAGCCTTCACGCTG GTCACCAGAGTTCAATGACTTTCTGAGGAAGGCACTGGATAAGAATGTGGACCGTAGGTGGTGCACAGCCCAGCTCTTGCAG CATCCCTTTGTTAGCAGTGTAGTTGACAACAAACCGCTGAGAGAACTGATTGCTGAGGCCAATGCTGACGTCTTAGAGGAGATAGAAGAAGGCaaagaggaagatgaagaagaagagacGGATGCAACTCTG GTGGTGCCCGGACATAAGCGAGCGCCATCAGACACCAGCATGGCCAGCTCTGAGGATGAGAAGCTCTCTGAGACCACCTCTACACTGGACTCAGTCACAGAGAAGACAGAGCCTGAGACTGCAGAGGACAAGGCCAGTGATAAGCTGTCTGACGAGGGCCTTGGGACCAGCGTGGGCGACAGGGCAGAGGGTGAGAAACTGAACGAGGTGTCTGATGCCAGTAATGAGGACTTAGTCAATGGACAGGTGAAGGCCATGGAGCCCAAACCAGAGGAAAGCCCTGCTGGAAAGCCTGAGGAGATTCCTGACTGTCAGATCACCATTGTGCCAGAAGCACCATCAGACACACAGGAGAGTGTGATTGTGAGtgaggagacaggggaagaggagaaagtAGAGGATGGACCTCCACAAGTATTCCTGAAGgaaagaggagaagtagaggagaggaagacagaggaggacGTGAAGAAGGAACCAATCAAAGAGGAGCCAGAGGTGATTCTCCAGCCTCCCACCAAATTCACAGATCCAGGGGACCAGCCTATGAGTGCTTTAGAGGAGCCTGGCGCCGTATCGACCGAGGTCAATGCTAAACCAGAGGAGATTGAGAAGGAGACGCTCATtgaggagatgacagaggaggtTAAACCAGAGGCTGATGGGgtcacagacataaacacagacaccGACTTGAATGAagacacagacaacacagaatCGGACGTCAACACAGACGCAGAGGTAGACGCAGCTGAGGGCTCCACAGAGGTCTCTGCAGACACAGAAGCCCAAAGAGACAATAATGTAATACCGGTGGTGATTCTTGAGGAGGGGACCTCagacgagagggaggagaagCCACCAGATGAGGAAGCTCCATCCCAGGATGCTGTTTCGGAGTCAAAGACCGACCAGGAAAGCACTCCTGTTAAGTCGGAGCTAGATGTGGAGAAGGATTCTGACTCGGGGAGCAGCTCTGCAGCAGATAGTAACAGCATGGACCTCAACCTATCCATCTCCAGTTTCCTGTCCAAAAAGGCTGAGGCGGGGTCTGTGTCCATACAG GACACGAGACGGCAGAAGAAGACTCTGAAGAAGACCCGTAAGTTCATGGTAGACGGAGTGGAGGTCAGTGTGACCACGTCAAAGATAGTCACCGATAACGACACCAAGAACGAGGAGATGAGATTCCTGAg GCGCCAGGAGCTGAGAGAGCTGCGTCTGCTGCAGAAGGAGGAGCATAGAGCCCAGCAGGCGCTCAGCGACAAGCTgcagcagcagagagaacagatcTACCGCCGCTTCGAGCAGGAGATGACG GGTAAGAAGCGTCAGTACGACCAGGAGGTGGAGAATCTGGAGAAGAAACAGAAGCAGACCATCGAGCGGCTGGAGCAGGACCATACCAACCGGCTGAGGGACGAGGCAAAACGCATCAAGGCCGAGCAGGACAAGGAGCTCTCCAAGTTTCAGAACATGCTCAAGAACCGCAAGAAGGAG GTGAAACAGGAAGTTGAACAGTCACCCAAATTCATGAGGAGAGCGCTCATGAAACTCTTAAAGGAAGATCTATCTCTCATTCAGACTCCAAAG GGTGTGGCCCAGATTATGATACAGTCTTTTCAGTTGTCCTCATGTGCTCTCTTCAACGCTCAGATGCAGGAT gAGCAGGAGTTTCTGCAGAAGCagcagcaggagttggatggagccCTGAAGAAGATCATCCAACAGCACAAACATGAGATCGCCACCATCGAGAGAGACTGCCTCAACCACAAGCAACAGCTtatgagag CTCGAGAGGCAGCCATGTGGGAGCTGGAAGAGCGCCACCTGCAGGAGAAGCACCAGCTGCTCAAGCAGCAGCTCAAAGACCAGTACTTCATGCAGAGACACCAGCTGCTCAAGAGACACGAGAAG GAAATGGAGCAGATGCAGCGCTACAACCAGCGTCTGATTGAGGAGATGAAGAACAGACAGGCCCAGGAGAGAGGTCGTCTGCCGAAGATCCAGCGGGGTGATGCCAAGACACGCATGGCCATGTTCAAGAAGAGCCTCCGCATCACCTCTGCACCTGGCACCCCGGAGCAGGAAAGGGAGAAGATCAAACAG TTTGCGGCccaggaggagaagaggcagaAGAACGAGAGACTCCATCAACATCAGAAACATGAGAACCAGATGAGAGACCTGCAGCTGCAGTGTGACTCCAACATCAGAGAGCTGCAGCAgcttcag AATGAGAAGTGCCATCTCCTGATTGAACACGAGACTCAGAAGCTGAAGGAGCTCGATGAAGAGCACAGCCAGGAGCTGCAGGAGTGGAGGGAGAAACTGCGGCCCAGGAAGAAG GCCTTGGAGGAGGAATTCACACGCAAGCTCCAGGAGCAGGAGGTCTTTTTCAAGATGAGCGGCGAGTCGGAATGCCTTAACCCCACGACCCAGAGCCGAGTGTCCAAGTTCTACCCCATCCCTAGTGTGCACAACTCTGGTTTATAG